The Acidobacteriota bacterium sequence GTCTTCGACCGCCTGCCTGATATCCACCTTGGTCGCCCCGAGGGCCACCTCGAACGCGAGCACCTGTCCCGCCTCGCGCGATCCCGTCTCGCGCAGGACGGTGGTCTTTTCCGTCACGATGGCCCGTCGGATCACGTCGGTGCGTTTCATGACGGTGAGTCCTCCGTGCCGGCCGACTCCTCGGAGTCGGTCGACTCCGCCGACTCTTCAGCGTCGGCCTCCGCACGCGCCAGCGGCCCCGAGCCGGTCACCGCGCGCGCCAGGTGCTCCATCGCCGCCCTGCTGATGACCACGTGCTCCGCGTCGATCAGGTCCCGTGGGGTGACCAGGCTCGACACGGTCACCGCCACCCCCGGCAGGTTGCCCATCGCGCGGTCCAGCGTCTCGTTCGCCGTCACGTCGACGAGCAGCGCCTTGCCCGGCACGTCCAGGGCTTCGAGCAGCTCGTTGCCGAGCCGGGTCCGCGGTTCGACCAGCTCGAACGCCGAGATCACGATCACCGCTCCATCGGCCAGCTTCGACTGCAACGCGGCGCGCAACGCGGCGCGAGCCACCTTCCGAGGCAACCGGTAACTGTAGTCGCGCGGCTGGGGACCGAAAACGACCCCGCCGGTCCGCCAGATCGGATTGCGCGCCGAACCGACCCGCGCGCGGCCGGTCCCCTTCTGCCGCCACGGCTTCCGACCCGTGCCGCTCACGCGAGCGCGCGTCTTGGTGGCGTGGGTGCCGCGGCGCTGCCCCGCCTGCTCGTGCACCACGGCCTCCCAGACCAGCCCCATGGCCGGCGCGCCGCCGAAAACGTCGTCGCTCAACTCGAGCGAGTCGACCTTCTCGTTCTGCCCGTTCACGACGTCGAGAGTCATCGCCTCGCCTTCTTCTTCGCACCGCCGGCGTCGGCCGGAACGGCCGGCTCGCGACGCGGCGCCACCGCCTTGCGGATCATCACGCAGGCGCCCGGCGCACCCGGCACGGCGCCGTTCACCACCAGCCGGTTCTGTTCCGCGTCCACGTCGACCACTCGCAGGTTACGGACCGTGGTCCGGTCGCCGCCCATGCGGCCCGGGGCCCGCATTCCCTTGAGGACCCGCGACGGGTACGACGACTGGCCGATCGATCCGGGCGCGCGGTGGAACATCGACCCGTGCGTCGCGCGCCCGCCGCCGAAACCATGCCGCTTGATCACGCCCTGGAACCCGCGGCCCCGGCTCACGGCGGTGACGTCCACCTGGTCGCCTGTCGCGAAGAGGGACACGTCCACCTGATCGCCCTCGCTGGGGGGATCGTCGTCGCCGCTGAGCGGCACCTCGCGGCGGATGCGCGTCGGCGGCACGTTCGCCTTCGCGTACAGGCCGGCTACCGGCTTCGTCACCCGGGCCGGGTGTTCCTCGACCAGCCCGAGCTGTACCGAGTCGTAGCCGTCCCGCTCCGTCTCCTTGCGGCGGATGACGACGCACGGCCCCGCCTTCAGCACGGTGACCGGCTGCGCCGCGCCGTCGGCGGCGAACACCTGCGTCATCCCGATCTTCCGTCCGATGATCCCGGTCACCATCTGTCTGGCTCGCTATCCCTGGCCCGACATCCTCATTCCCGGCTGTCGGCCCGAATCTCCACATCCACGCCGGCCGGCAGGTCGAGCTTCATCAATGCGTCCACCGTCTGCGACGTCGGCTCGAATATGTCGATCAAGCGCTTGTGCGTCCGGATCTCGAACTGCTCCCGCGACTTCTTGTCGACATGGGGAGAGCGCAGCACCGTCCA is a genomic window containing:
- the rplD gene encoding 50S ribosomal protein L4: MTLDVVNGQNEKVDSLELSDDVFGGAPAMGLVWEAVVHEQAGQRRGTHATKTRARVSGTGRKPWRQKGTGRARVGSARNPIWRTGGVVFGPQPRDYSYRLPRKVARAALRAALQSKLADGAVIVISAFELVEPRTRLGNELLEALDVPGKALLVDVTANETLDRAMGNLPGVAVTVSSLVTPRDLIDAEHVVISRAAMEHLARAVTGSGPLARAEADAEESAESTDSEESAGTEDSPS
- a CDS encoding 50S ribosomal protein L3, whose protein sequence is MVTGIIGRKIGMTQVFAADGAAQPVTVLKAGPCVVIRRKETERDGYDSVQLGLVEEHPARVTKPVAGLYAKANVPPTRIRREVPLSGDDDPPSEGDQVDVSLFATGDQVDVTAVSRGRGFQGVIKRHGFGGGRATHGSMFHRAPGSIGQSSYPSRVLKGMRAPGRMGGDRTTVRNLRVVDVDAEQNRLVVNGAVPGAPGACVMIRKAVAPRREPAVPADAGGAKKKARR
- the rpsJ gene encoding 30S ribosomal protein S10; its protein translation is MANFSDKIRIRLMAYDHRLLDQSTTEIVDTAKRTGARLAGPIPLPTSIRKWTVLRSPHVDKKSREQFEIRTHKRLIDIFEPTSQTVDALMKLDLPAGVDVEIRADSRE